The following proteins come from a genomic window of Gossypium raimondii isolate GPD5lz chromosome 5, ASM2569854v1, whole genome shotgun sequence:
- the LOC105771395 gene encoding uncharacterized protein LOC105771395 encodes MRNIISCFNETAVNVSHPSCSSYSTNACITPSLVPSVQNAVAATYKVFLSSQNKQYLIKVSWCKNQTGQGLSINFNHDPWPCFKLNTNLRFFRKMKGSKAIESDHSNIEIFWDLSAAKYNAGPEPVNGFYVIVTVDSEIGLILGDTAEEEINKRFTSTIPVAKSSLVSRQEHCSGNTLYSTKAQFCDTGISHDILIRCSGEHGDLKHPVLSVCIDNKTVIRVKRLQWNFRGNQTIFVDGLLVDLMWDVHDWFFNPAAGSAVFMFRTRSGLDSRLWLEEKWVHKDEDKVEFSLLIYAWKNT; translated from the coding sequence ATGAGAAACATCATATCTTGTTTCAACGAAACCGCAGTAAATGTTTCTCATCCTTCATGTTCTAGCTATTCAACCAATGCTTGTATCACTCCAAGCCTTGTCCCTTCAGTCCAGAACGCAGTCGCCGCCACTTACAAAGTCTTTCTATCATCCCAGAATAAGCAGTACTTGATCAAAGTCAGTTGGTGCAAGAATCAAACGGGTCAAGGCCTAAGCATCAACTTCAACCACGACCCTTGGCCCTGTTTCAAGCTCAACACCAATTTGAGGTTTTTCAGGAAAATGAAAGGCAGCAAAGCGATCGAATCCGACCATTCAAATATAGAAATCTTTTGGGATCTTTCAGCCGCTAAGTATAATGCAGGGCCTGAACCGGTTAATGGGTTCTATGTCATAGTCACGGTTGATTCAGAGATAGGCCTCATTTTAGGTGATACGGCCGAAGAAGAAATCAACAAGAGGTTCACAAGCACAATCCCAGTAGCAAAATCCTCCCTAGTTTCTCGACAAGAACATTGTTCAGGCAATACCCTTTATTCCACCAAGGCTCAGTTTTGTGATACAGGCATTTCACATGATATTTTGATAAGATGTAGCGGAGAACACGGAGACCTAAAGCATCCGGTTCTGTCGGTTTGTATCGATAACAAGACGGTGATTCGGGTCAAGAGACTGCAATGGAATTTTAGAGGAAACCAGACGATATTTGTTGATGGATTGCTGGTTGATTTGATGTGGGATGTGCATGACTGGTTCTTCAATCCTGCCGCCGGTTCAGCCGTTTTCATGTTTAGGACAAGAAGTGGATTGGATAGCCGGCTTTGGTTGGAGGAGAAGTGGGTGCACAAAGATGAAGATAAGGTTGAATTCTCGTTGTTGATTTATGCCTGGAAgaacacataa